The Colius striatus isolate bColStr4 chromosome 19, bColStr4.1.hap1, whole genome shotgun sequence nucleotide sequence GGGTTGCTGTCAGGTGGGTGGGCTCTCTGGCTTACACAAGGAACCAGGATGGAAGGTGATAAATGAGTGTCAATACCATAGTGAGTACTTCTGAAAATTGGGCTCATACTCCCTAAACTAATCCCTTTTCATGAGAAACAGTTGTTAGTGGGACTTTCCATTTGTTCTGCCACACAGCCATGGCACAAGCAGGCCGTAGTTACAGGTACAACACACTTCAGTCACTGTGGGCTCTTCTGTTGTTACAGTGGTACGTGTGCCTGGATAGATTTGTGCTCCTGTAAAGCCCTGAAGAGGTGTTGGGTCTGCCTTTAGCTGGCTCCCTGAGAAATGATTTTCAAGAGCCAAGGTACTGCCTCCTGCACTTTAACCATCTCTAACCCCATATTGCCAAGTAAGATCCCTTTAATTAGTGGGGATGGGCAGGTTGAACAGATGCTGCTCTGTTTATGTATCTGCTCTAACAAAGCAGAGATTTACCCATcgatgctgctgctgagcagaccTGGAGTAGCTGTTGTGACACCAAGGGCTTACACTTCAAACCAAAACCGTGTAATCTTCTGTTCATGTAGTCTCAAGCTGTACCTCTGCAAAACTCTGTATTTTGTACCTGTTGATTAGATGTAATTTCAGATTAAAATGAGAAGAATTAGAGGCTGGTGAGAGGGACTGTCTTTGGGCTACCGGCAGCCCCgagtttggtttttaattatGGAGAGGTAGcaatgaaaacaaaccccactGAATGAAGTGCCCTTCTCCCCCAGGCCAGCCTCACACTCCTCACTTGTTTTTATGTCCCTTCTGCTCGGCCCAGGTCTGTATTTACAGGGGGAGTAAATTTACCTGTTTCTCGATATGCTTTGCCTTTGCCACTGCTGGGAAGAGATGCCCAagtgcagctggggctggagctaattggtgctgcttctcttctgcctgtttgctgtgaacttttcccttcctctgcatCCCAGGAGCAGTATGGCCCCCTGCACATGTTCATCAGTACTTCAGTTAATGTATGCTGAGCTTGACTTTTTGCCAGGAAAGGGGGCAGAAATAGAGTTACCAAAGCTGTACTAATTAGCGTTATTGTGCACTTGAAGTGGGAAACGGAGTAACTGCACAGCTTGCAGTGAATCCTTGGGGAAGAGGAGTGAATCTGTAACTGCTGTTGTTGCTGTAGCATGGCCACCCCTGGGAATCCTTGTTGACACCAGGAACACGCTTTTTGCTCTCATTTGGAATAAAACCCATGCTGTTTGCTAGTGAGTGACTTCCTGAAAGAGTAGAATACTGTTCATTTATCAGGGTCTTAAATGCTAATCACTCTGGTGAGGGGAAAGCAAAACAGTCCCACAAGGTTTAGTTTTCTGAGTTGTATTTGTTCCAAGCAAGTTCAAAGGTGGGATCTACAAATCCTGTTCAATGTTTTCTTCCTCGTGACAAAGCCCACCATTTCTGTTCTTCACCTATTCCATACAAGCTTTTATTGTATTAAATATAATCAAAGCAAGGAGAAGGGTCAATGACTGATCACGATTGTTTGTGGTAATTATTGCACAGCTAATTGGCTATTAACATCATTGCCTCGTTAACATGCATCCTGCGGGAGGAAGTAGCTCTTGAAGGCACTGAAGGCACTAAACTTGCTccatttaaaaccagaaaacactCGTTCCTTAGACATCCACATCTGCCATGGCCCGCTGCAGAGGATCCACAGCCCAGTAGTCGTCATCCCAGCCCAGGAACCAGCCGGAGAAGGTGGGGGGCTCGAAGCCCTGCTTCACCACCGTGACGGGCGTGCGCTTGTCGCGACTGGCCGGGTCCGTCTCGATGTACCGCTTGGCTGGAaacacacagcagagaggaacctcagaGAGTCCAGTCTGATGGAGCAACAGCTGGGAAGGCGTAGCTGTAGCTAAATGGAGGCTAGAGACACCCTTTGAAATTgttcatttaaacaaaaaagaaaaggtttcctTCTACGTCTTTACCTGCACCTGGTAGGTGGGAACTTGGTTGTAGAAAACTGACATGAGGATTAAAACTGCAGTGAGAGAGGGGCAGCTGACAGCCACACACCCACATGGGGATTTGGTTTTGCTATTGGGGCTGAGGGTGGTGTGTCTGACTGCTACACCTCGTATGCTGAGCTTAGGCAGGGATCCTCCTTTCCTGAGAGATGTGATCTCTGATCACGACGCTGCATTTTATGTTGTGATTAAGGTCTGTTTCTCAGTATCTTAAATTGCCTGTCTTAGGATcagagagaggggaaataaaaaCCACTTTGTTCAGGGAGGAAAATGTGACATTACCAGATTTCAGcgcctcagtcttttcttcttcttgggCATCTTTCCCAATCCACACAAAGACCTAAAGGTGAAGAAGTGCCTGTTTTATTTTAGCAATGATGGATCtcttcatgaaagaaaaactattcTGGACACAGTCTCAGTGGACTGAGTGTAATGCAGAACAAGGAAACTCTCATGTCGGTGCCTCCGGAGTGTTATCTATGCCGATAAAGGTAGTGGTAGATAGTGAGAGGCTTTTCTGCTATGCTTTATCTGCACAAATTCTAGACAGATTAAGAAGTCACACACTGGCTTAGCAGCAGCAAAAAATAGCAGATGTTTGAACATTTACATAAAACATTAATCTCTAAGTTGCCTTTTGGACAACTGATGCACCAGCAGTTACTGCAGCCTCAGGAGGTGCACAgtcctctgcagctgggacGCGGTGTCCCGTCTGCCCGTGACAGACCAAAGAGTCCCTACACACACACCAGCCTGCTCTCCCTTCAGCCaaccaaagaagcagcagggcagtgactttttttctaaagttCTCTTCAGTGTCACTAGTGAGGTGATTTGTTCTCTGGCCTGAAGACTGTAAGACAACAGCTCTTCCAGCTACTGTCATTTGAATCTCAATCTAGAGCAGATTTGTGCCTTCCTTTGCTTCCCTTTTCACTAGGTGAATGTAACATACCTGATCCCACGTGTCAAGGAGCATAACATCATCTGTAGCAAGGTCCTCCTGAGTCAGATCTCCAGGAACTTCTTCAATCTGGAAAGCATAAGGTTAGGATGAGCACATACTTCACCATTTTACCTTTTCAGGAGAAATCCAGTTCACAGAGGTGGTAGTTTCACCTCTTGCTGGTGGGATACGTGAAGCCAGACACTGACGGGATATCTGACCATGCAACTTGGGCTACAGTCTCTGACATGCTCTTACACCACAGATCACAAAATCAGTCTCTGTCTACCCAGAGAAACTGCCTCAGTCATGTCCAAGATGTGTAACCCTGCTTCTTTTTACTTGAAAGATTCATGAGTTAAAATCTGAGGAGTCTGCAGgacagctgctgcccaggggaggAGCAGTTTGGTGCCTCAGGAAGTCCCTGTGCTGACACGTGACAGAaccagctgctggcactgcagaaaaaccatgctgctgctttcctcctgGAGCAAGGCCACACAGGAAGATGAGGCAGAACAGCCTGTTGGTTGCTCAGAGCAGACTGGGACCGTGTCCCAGCTCCGTCAGACAGCTGTTGAATTCATGGACTCACAGTGAAGCGCCCGCTCTTGTTGGAGCACGCAAAGAGACGAGGGGGGTGAGCATCCATCTTCTTGTCCTTCAGCCGCGGAGAGGTGCGGTAAGGGGCTTTTCCACCCAAAGCTGCCCAGAAGTTatctgaaaacaagaaagagTTGCTGATGCTTCAACTTTTCATGGAAACTACAGTAGCAGTATGTTTGGAGTAGGACCTGAAGCACTCTTCTATGTCAAAAAGTCCCAGAggccaacaaacacaaacatgtGCTGTTAAATCTAATGAAGACACTTTGCAGAAGCCCCTCTGACTGTGTCCAGCTTCCTGGGACAAACAACATCCATGAGGTAGTTACTGAGAAAGTGCAGTTACACAGAAATGATCTGAGACCCTGTTGTGCCCTCCTTacctggctccctgccctcagaAACCTGTACTGGGCGAGCTCCCAGTATCTTCAGCAGCTCTTGTGCTCCTGATTTCTCAGCATCACTGGCTCCTTGGCCAACCCAGAGATAAGCAGCAGAGGGAGTTTTCAGGACAAAGGCATCGTTGGAGTTGAGCTGACTGGCAGTAGCATCCAGCTGAAACAGAAAGCCCGTTGCACATGTCAGCTGTAACAGTCCCCTGCACAGAGCCCACTACCTCAAAAATCAGCACCTATTGCAAACTGCAAACAAGATACTTGACACAAGCACATCAGGTTTTGAGGCATCTTGTCTATTCGAGTGATGAGTTAGACTTCTTCATAGGAGAAGAATAAATAAacctgtgtctctgtgtgtattCTACAGAAACATACCATTTCCCAGTCCTTATGGCCATGACAGGAGAGGTAAGAACTTGCAGAGGTGACCTCTGCAGCACAATATCTCTCTTGCTGAGGCTGACCAATTATTAACATCATCTCCTCTGTGTCAACAAGGACATGCTGTCTTGAAGTTAGAAACTAAGGAAGTTGCTGCAGACATAAACCTGTGCTCTTGCCTCTCCTATAGCTGTTGGCTGAGATTTGGTCTCTCTTGTTGCATGAGGTGTGTTTGGgtgcattttctttcaaaggagCGGGGCTCTTAACCTGTGTCCAGGCACAAGTTCTGTTTGCACACAAGGTATTGAGCATTTTCTGTCTTCAGTGTCATTGCCACACAGGCTTAGAACAAGCCCCCATGGCCAGATCCAAATGGTTTCCAACTGTGTCACAGCATGCAGGGTGCAGCATCTACTGAGgactgcagagaaaacagcCACGATGTATTCAAAGTGATAGTTACACACTAATCAGAAAACAGTGGTTATCACTGCTTATCCATGGGAAAGGAGGAATGCAAAGTCTCCAAAAGTCTGTTTCAGCTTACATCAGAAAGCTCCATTTGGCCCTTTTGTGCAAAGGGATTGTGTCCCAATCACAACACAGAAGTTGACCCCTTCCACATACCTCCACTGCCCTGGTAGCTCCCGAGGTGCTGGATCGGACCTGGAAGAGCCGTGTGGCTGCAGGTGCTGTCTGgcctccttccctggaggttccACCCTTGTAAACAATCAAGGGCTTTCCACCAAACATACTCATCAGGTGAGGTGGCTCTTTTCCTTGCACTACCCGTTTCTAGAGAAAAAAGAGACTTGCTGCTCATACaagtatgtgtgtatgtgcatttACATGTCAGTTATTCCCACAGTGCTGGGTTggttgtgtttgggtttttcacctgcacagggctgcctcccagctcctcaTCCAGCTGCACTGTGAGGAACGCAGAGGTGGCGATTTCATCCTGAGTGGAATCAGCACCCTGCCTGTAAGACAAGGCAAAGTTGAGGTTTGTTTTCAGTCCTTTTCCCCACACAGACCTTATAGAGGTCAAGAGGAGGTAAAGAAAACCATTGTTAGCAAACCACTGCAGCACTTCATTCATGTTTTAACAGCGATTACAGAGGGAGATAGGATGTTTTCCAGGCAAGCACAGACCTTTAATATCTTCATGCCTATCTCCCATTATCTTTCTAGCAGCTCATTTAAAAACCTGACTGTTGGTATTATTGTCAGGAACTAGACATGCAGCCCCTGCACAGACTTCACCCTTTCTGGTGTAGCTGTCCTGTGCCCTCTCTGCTTGCTGATGAGCAGGAAGACGACCACTGAGACTGCCTGCTGCAAAACTCCTCCTTAAGGGCATGGTCTGGGAGCTGTAACAGTCACAAACCACCAGCTAAGGTGCAGAGTatcaaaaaaataattacagtggTTTCAAAAATAGTAGCATGATAAATCCCCACATTGTCCCACTTGAAACAAAGCACCCCAGGGTGAAATTTTATCCCCTGAGGAGCCTCTCAGTGGGAAGTGGGAAACAACAGTGATCTATTTTGGAAGAAGCAAACTCTCAGCCCCACGTAGCTCAAATGTTTCCTGACTTGCATCAGGAAAACTTTCTTACCAAGTGTAAATAATCTGTCCCTGTTTCCCAGCGTGCTGGTAGTTGTACAAGATGATATAGCTGTCCCCGCCATAGAACTGCCCATACGTCGAAGGACTCACTGGCACCTTCTCTGAGCCTTCTATTCTCCAAATCTAGAAAGGAGTAGAAATACTCTTGAGTTCAACCCGACTGCAGTTTAAACACTCACCTGTCCCGATCCTGTGGCAGTGCAGCCTCCAGCCGCCGCGGTCCCGCAGCCCCACCTGCTGGGCACAGCCCGGGCCCGggccacaggcagctgctgctgagagcttCTTTTGCACAGTACCCGGCCCTTTCCTGCCCACTTCCATCACCACTTCTGTGTGCAAACCTCTGCATCCAGCTGCATGAGCCAGGTACTCTGAGACACTCACCCATCACGTGTGATGGCAACAGCTATTATAACGAGGAGGAGGAAGTCTCAGTCCACGCTGCTGGGTGAAGCACTGCTCCCCCCCCCTTAAAATTCTGAGGTCAAAAGGAACAGCTCACCTACACCAGTTAGCTGCAGGGCTCTCAAGACCCTGCTGCTATTTCTGCTGTTAAACATTCCCCCAGTGTCTACAAAACTGCAGTGTTGATGTCCTCAGGCCTCCATCTGTCTCGCTGCTCTTGCAGGAATGTCATCAAGCAGCAAAGGAAATTCTGGAAACCTTCCCACAGAGATCCTGGCACTGCTCACCTGCTTCTTGCCAGAGCCATCATCTTCCATTCCATGCTGGGCAGCCATGGCCTTGGAGGTGTGCAGAGTGGCAGCATCAAAGGGTACCTTCTCGATCTTGGCAACGTGACCAGAAATGTAGGCCTGCCCCAGTCCTTCTGTCTGGTCCTTGTCCCTCCAGTTCTTGAAGAATTGCTTAAACAAAGGTGTCTCACCACTCTCAGGGAGGACTTGGACCTGCAACAAATGAGCCAGCCTGTCAGGAGCAGCCTTGtcagccccagctctggctgctcctcctgagcTGACAGGATTGCCTGGTACCACCCTTCTGAGGTCACAGCTGGGAGACAAATGGTGCCCAGATGTGGTACAAAGACACGTCAGGTTATCAGAGACACAGCAATCAATTGTACTCAGCTATTGCTGTACTGGGCAGATCTTTTGCAAGAGAAAAGACACATGACAAACTGTTTGCTGCTTGTGACTCCTGGTTTAGAGGGATCTGTTTCTTTCAAGCCAATATAGTTCAATCTTTAGGCCTCTGTGTAACCACACC carries:
- the GSN gene encoding gelsolin isoform X2, which codes for MGMTCFKEASLPVSMVEHAEFAKAGKEPGLQIWRIEKFDLVPVPKNLYGDFFTGDSYLVLNTIRQRSGNLQYDLHFWLGDESSQDERGAAAIFTVQMDDYLHGKAVQHREVQGHESSTFLGYFKSGIKYKAGGVASGFKHVVPNEVTVQRLLQVKGRRTVRATEVPVTWESFNTGDCFILDLGSNIFQWCGSNSNRHERLKATVLAKGIRDNERNGRARVYVSEEGSEREEMLQVLGPKPTLPPGASDDTKTDTTNRRLAKLYKVSNGAGNMAVSLVADENPFSQAALNTDDCFILDHGTDGKIFVWKGKTANSDEKAAALKTASEFIDKMGYPKHTQVQVLPESGETPLFKQFFKNWRDKDQTEGLGQAYISGHVAKIEKVPFDAATLHTSKAMAAQHGMEDDGSGKKQIWRIEGSEKVPVSPSTYGQFYGGDSYIILYNYQHAGKQGQIIYTWQGADSTQDEIATSAFLTVQLDEELGGSPVQKRVVQGKEPPHLMSMFGGKPLIVYKGGTSREGGQTAPAATRLFQVRSSTSGATRAVELDATASQLNSNDAFVLKTPSAAYLWVGQGASDAEKSGAQELLKILGARPVQVSEGREPDNFWAALGGKAPYRTSPRLKDKKMDAHPPRLFACSNKSGRFTIEEVPGDLTQEDLATDDVMLLDTWDQVFVWIGKDAQEEEKTEALKSAKRYIETDPASRDKRTPVTVVKQGFEPPTFSGWFLGWDDDYWAVDPLQRAMADVDV
- the GSN gene encoding gelsolin isoform X3, which codes for MVEHAEFAKAGKEPGLQIWRIEKFDLVPVPKNLYGDFFTGDSYLVLNTIRQRSGNLQYDLHFWLGDESSQDERGAAAIFTVQMDDYLHGKAVQHREVQGHESSTFLGYFKSGIKYKAGGVASGFKHVVPNEVTVQRLLQVKGRRTVRATEVPVTWESFNTGDCFILDLGSNIFQWCGSNSNRHERLKATVLAKGIRDNERNGRARVYVSEEGSEREEMLQVLGPKPTLPPGASDDTKTDTTNRRLAKLYKVSNGAGNMAVSLVADENPFSQAALNTDDCFILDHGTDGKIFVWKGKTANSDEKAAALKTASEFIDKMGYPKHTQVQVLPESGETPLFKQFFKNWRDKDQTEGLGQAYISGHVAKIEKVPFDAATLHTSKAMAAQHGMEDDGSGKKQIWRIEGSEKVPVSPSTYGQFYGGDSYIILYNYQHAGKQGQIIYTWQGADSTQDEIATSAFLTVQLDEELGGSPVQKRVVQGKEPPHLMSMFGGKPLIVYKGGTSREGGQTAPAATRLFQVRSSTSGATRAVELDATASQLNSNDAFVLKTPSAAYLWVGQGASDAEKSGAQELLKILGARPVQVSEGREPDNFWAALGGKAPYRTSPRLKDKKMDAHPPRLFACSNKSGRFTIEEVPGDLTQEDLATDDVMLLDTWDQVFVWIGKDAQEEEKTEALKSAKRYIETDPASRDKRTPVTVVKQGFEPPTFSGWFLGWDDDYWAVDPLQRAMADVDV
- the GSN gene encoding gelsolin isoform X1, which codes for MGKQHLNYIFFTIFCTMALKLNGVGSMSLAGLGYLVSAAVVLSAVPVSMVEHAEFAKAGKEPGLQIWRIEKFDLVPVPKNLYGDFFTGDSYLVLNTIRQRSGNLQYDLHFWLGDESSQDERGAAAIFTVQMDDYLHGKAVQHREVQGHESSTFLGYFKSGIKYKAGGVASGFKHVVPNEVTVQRLLQVKGRRTVRATEVPVTWESFNTGDCFILDLGSNIFQWCGSNSNRHERLKATVLAKGIRDNERNGRARVYVSEEGSEREEMLQVLGPKPTLPPGASDDTKTDTTNRRLAKLYKVSNGAGNMAVSLVADENPFSQAALNTDDCFILDHGTDGKIFVWKGKTANSDEKAAALKTASEFIDKMGYPKHTQVQVLPESGETPLFKQFFKNWRDKDQTEGLGQAYISGHVAKIEKVPFDAATLHTSKAMAAQHGMEDDGSGKKQIWRIEGSEKVPVSPSTYGQFYGGDSYIILYNYQHAGKQGQIIYTWQGADSTQDEIATSAFLTVQLDEELGGSPVQKRVVQGKEPPHLMSMFGGKPLIVYKGGTSREGGQTAPAATRLFQVRSSTSGATRAVELDATASQLNSNDAFVLKTPSAAYLWVGQGASDAEKSGAQELLKILGARPVQVSEGREPDNFWAALGGKAPYRTSPRLKDKKMDAHPPRLFACSNKSGRFTIEEVPGDLTQEDLATDDVMLLDTWDQVFVWIGKDAQEEEKTEALKSAKRYIETDPASRDKRTPVTVVKQGFEPPTFSGWFLGWDDDYWAVDPLQRAMADVDV